A single window of Syntrophus aciditrophicus SB DNA harbors:
- a CDS encoding retropepsin-like aspartic protease, with amino-acid sequence MQRLRSAITGFLIAMTCFFCMTVDLMAENRFFPEEIVEGVAPIYTAPPIPEGLQYAKSGSRGEAPGESENWKRRPEVVVSWGDEPTRVKIMGNSVLVPATLAHGGNEIDVYLLLDTGSTGTAIHSDIADQLAINLDQAARTKVQVVGGGVLNARVVRIGRLTVGPHTKRNWNIFVVPHKSSAARYDGLLGMDVLRGLKYEVDFKKQLIIWQ; translated from the coding sequence ATGCAGAGACTCAGGAGCGCCATAACCGGTTTTTTGATCGCAATGACATGCTTTTTCTGCATGACAGTGGATTTGATGGCTGAGAACCGTTTTTTTCCTGAAGAGATTGTCGAAGGGGTCGCCCCGATATACACGGCGCCCCCCATTCCAGAGGGACTTCAGTATGCGAAATCCGGAAGCAGGGGAGAGGCGCCCGGAGAGAGCGAGAACTGGAAGCGCCGTCCGGAGGTTGTCGTCTCTTGGGGTGACGAACCAACCCGGGTGAAGATCATGGGAAACTCAGTTCTTGTTCCCGCTACACTTGCGCACGGCGGCAATGAAATCGATGTTTATCTCCTGCTGGATACAGGCTCTACGGGAACGGCGATCCATTCCGACATTGCCGATCAGTTGGCCATCAATCTGGATCAGGCGGCAAGGACCAAAGTGCAGGTCGTCGGGGGAGGAGTCCTCAACGCCCGCGTGGTCAGGATAGGTCGTTTGACTGTCGGGCCGCATACGAAACGCAATTGGAACATTTTTGTCGTCCCTCATAAAAGTTCGGCTGCACGATATGATGGACTGCTCGGGATGGATGTCCTGCGCGGGTTGAAGTATGAAGTGGATTTTAAAAAGCAGCTTATCATCTGGCAATAA
- a CDS encoding SphA family protein: MKKKWPVFSKLFIMVVAATVLLSPGALPGTASATEGGGGAYPNGAEDFMTGALPPPGTYFKNYLTYYTASDFKDGNGNDLIPDFDLKVTADVLRFIHVTNCKILGANWAVHAFIPLTYQDVKSGGDSDDRFGLGDIIVNPIILGWHTKNFHVTAGLDIYIPVGTYDEDRLANLGRNYWTFEPVLAMTYLNDSGFEVSAKLMYDFNTENDDTNYESGQEFHTDLTIGYHINKSWAVGIGGYYYDQTTDDEQDGVKVGSDGFEGRVFSIGPVAQYSYRNMSFTLKWQSEFEARNKPEGDKFWFNLVYAF; this comes from the coding sequence GTGAAGAAGAAGTGGCCTGTATTCAGTAAGTTATTCATCATGGTGGTTGCGGCAACCGTGCTCCTGAGCCCGGGCGCTCTCCCGGGAACGGCCTCTGCGACCGAGGGAGGCGGCGGGGCATACCCGAACGGCGCCGAGGACTTCATGACCGGGGCGCTACCGCCGCCGGGGACCTATTTTAAAAACTACCTGACCTACTACACGGCATCGGATTTCAAGGACGGCAACGGCAACGATCTCATTCCCGATTTCGATCTGAAGGTGACGGCCGATGTGCTCCGGTTCATCCATGTGACAAACTGCAAGATCCTTGGCGCCAACTGGGCCGTTCATGCCTTTATTCCCCTGACCTATCAGGACGTGAAAAGCGGCGGCGACAGCGATGATCGTTTCGGGTTGGGAGACATCATCGTAAACCCGATCATTCTCGGCTGGCACACCAAAAACTTTCACGTCACGGCGGGTCTCGACATCTATATCCCCGTGGGTACCTACGACGAGGACCGTCTGGCAAATCTCGGGAGGAATTACTGGACCTTCGAGCCCGTCCTTGCCATGACCTACCTGAACGACAGCGGCTTCGAGGTCTCCGCCAAATTGATGTACGATTTCAACACGGAAAACGACGACACGAATTACGAGTCCGGCCAGGAATTCCACACCGACTTGACTATCGGCTATCACATCAACAAGTCGTGGGCCGTCGGCATCGGGGGCTATTACTATGATCAGACGACTGATGATGAGCAGGACGGGGTCAAAGTCGGATCAGACGGATTCGAGGGCCGAGTCTTCTCCATCGGTCCCGTGGCGCAGTACAGTTACAGGAACATGAGCTTCACGCTCAAGTGGCAGTCCGAATTCGAGGCAAGGAACAAGCCTGAGGGCGACAAGTTCTGGTTCAACCTCGTTTATGCCTTCTAA